The Thiomicrorhabdus aquaedulcis sequence CGCGTTTTGGAACGATATCCCCTTGCCCGAACGCTTTGCCCAATCGCCTTTTGCCAGTGCGGTGCTTGGTCAAGAGCATGGAGATGAGCATGGACAAGACCGCGCAAAAACCCCGCCATTGCCCAGCGTTATTTTGGTGGGCGTAGGCACGCCACGCGCCACACCGTTGAAGGATTTTGCGTTTTCGGCCAAGCCCAACGCGCCCATGGTGGTCAATGGTTTATTGGCGCAAAGCCGGTTAGAAGAGGCCAGTTTAACCCGCATGGCGCAACAGCTTAACGGGGTTTATTTGCACGCCAATAACAGCGATGGTTTTAGACAAGCCTTGCTGGCGCAGATTATGCAAGCGGCGCAAACCGCGCGCGACGCGAAATCTAACTCAATTAATTCATCGACACACTCAGCTCAACTAACCCAATTTACCCAGTGGCAAAACCTGGCCTGGCCTTTTATGGCGTTGGGGGCATTGTTGATGCTGGTGGCATTTTACGGCGTGTTAAGTTGGCGTTGGCCGGTGAAGCCCGGCTCTTCTCAAAACTTGAGAGGCACGCATTTGGGTGTGGCAGCGTTGAGCAGTGTGTTGACGGCGTTGAGCTTGGCGGGCGGCTTAAGCTACAGCAAAGTGAGTTACGCCGATTTGAATACTGTAACGCAAGCCGATCACTTAGCTCAGGCGCAAACCGCCTATCAAGCGGGTGATTACACGGCGGCGTTTAATGCGTTTGCGCAAATAGAAGACTATGTTGGTTGGTTGGGTGCGGGGGTGTCGGCGTACCAAAATAACGACATGACCTCGGCCGTGGCGTATTTTAGGCAAGCTGCATTGGGCGCGCCCACCGACGCCGAGCGCGCGGTGGCTTTGTTTAACTTGGGCAACAGTTATTATGGCGCCACGATTTGGCCTTGGGCGATAGAGGCCTATGAGCAAGCGTTGCTCTATCAACCACATTACCCCAAAGCCACGCACAATTTAGCCCTAGCCTTGGCGGCGCAAGAGCAGGCCAAGCAAGCACAACAAGCGGAACAGGCTAAGCAGGCTAAGGCTCAAACCAAGCCCGAAGACGACCAAGACGACGCCGGCAGTGGCAAAGGCAAGGGCAAAGGGCGCAGTAACGAGAGTGCTTTTTACGGCGGTCAAAAACCCAATCCCGCCAACGATTCGGGCTCAGAGCAAGGCGATGGCATCGACGGCGGTCAAAGCGATGGCAAGGTAATTTTACCGGTGCTTAACCAAGCCACACACTATCAAAAAAACACCGCATCAAGCGATTTGATTAATGTTAATCCGCTGGGTCAAAATCAAGCTGGCCAAAATCAAACAAATGCCGTTAATTCAGTAGGTACAAATGTTCAAGCCCAAGCCTTGGCGCTTATTGAGCAGACTAAACGTCAACAACGCGCCCAGGCGTTTGAGCAGAGTTTGCTGGGGTTAAAAGATGAGCAAAAAACCTTATTAAAACGCCTGGTTGAGCGCCAAGAAGG is a genomic window containing:
- a CDS encoding VWA domain-containing protein, with protein sequence MLPLGVFALRVWARKRHKTQYADAHLWPWVNADFDVLTRPGQRNVYTYVYVWIKKILNPGVLWGAAWCCLVVALAGPRVALNHQPTHQPPRAGLDVVVALDLSHSMTADDVAPNRFLLAKSLIESLKNDLQSQAPALNSHANGSLNSPNAADRLGLVAFAGAPYVVSPLSVDAQLFAHTLNLLEPDLLPTQGSWLALALMESMQHLAQLKQTNQSVVVVFTDGAPAFWNDIPLPERFAQSPFASAVLGQEHGDEHGQDRAKTPPLPSVILVGVGTPRATPLKDFAFSAKPNAPMVVNGLLAQSRLEEASLTRMAQQLNGVYLHANNSDGFRQALLAQIMQAAQTARDAKSNSINSSTHSAQLTQFTQWQNLAWPFMALGALLMLVAFYGVLSWRWPVKPGSSQNLRGTHLGVAALSSVLTALSLAGGLSYSKVSYADLNTVTQADHLAQAQTAYQAGDYTAAFNAFAQIEDYVGWLGAGVSAYQNNDMTSAVAYFRQAALGAPTDAERAVALFNLGNSYYGATIWPWAIEAYEQALLYQPHYPKATHNLALALAAQEQAKQAQQAEQAKQAKAQTKPEDDQDDAGSGKGKGKGRSNESAFYGGQKPNPANDSGSEQGDGIDGGQSDGKVILPVLNQATHYQKNTASSDLINVNPLGQNQAGQNQTNAVNSVGTNVQAQALALIEQTKRQQRAQAFEQSLLGLKDEQKTLLKRLVERQEGFDAPQAHPHPIDGVQPW